One Camelus bactrianus isolate YW-2024 breed Bactrian camel chromosome 14, ASM4877302v1, whole genome shotgun sequence genomic region harbors:
- the LOC123617727 gene encoding protein transport protein Sec61 subunit gamma-like yields the protein MDQVMQFVEPSGRFVKTSVQLVIRCTKLDTKEFHKIAMATALGFDIMGFVGFGGKWSHIPINSIHC from the coding sequence ATGGACCAAGTAATGCAATTCGTTGAGCCAAGTGGGCGATTTGTGAAGACCTCAGTGCAGCTAGTTATAAGATGCACCAAACTTGATACAAAAGAATTCCATAAAATTGCCATGGCAACAGCATTAGGATTTGATATAATGGGGTTTGTTGGATTTGGGGGGAAATGGAGCCATATTCCTATTAATAGCATCCATTGTTGA